From a single Streptomyces liliifuscus genomic region:
- the tkt gene encoding transketolase produces MSTQTPDSLEWTDLDRRAVDTARLLAADAVQKVGNGHPGTAMSLAPAAYTLFQKVMRHDPADPEWTGRDRFVLSPGHTSLTLYTQLFLSGYELELDDLKAFRTHGSKTPGHPEYGHTAGVETTTGPLGQGVANAVGMAMAARFERGLFDPEAPEGESPFDHTVWAIVSDGDLEEGISAEASSLAGHQKLGNLVFVYDDNHISIEGDTATAFSEDVLKRYEAYGWHVQRIEPALGGDIDPNALYEALAAAKAETGRPSIIAMRTIIAWPAPNAQNTEASHGSALGAEEISATKRLLGFDPEQTFEVADEVLAHARRALDRGAEAHAAWNKQLAEWRTAQPARAKLFDRIVAGQLPEGWESALPAFETGKSVATRAASGKVLQALGDVLPELWGGSADLAGSNNTTIDKTSSFLPKGNPLPEADPYGRTVHFGIREHSMAAEMNGIALHGNTRIYGGTFLVFSDYMRNAVRLSALMQLPVTYVWTHDSIGLGEDGPTHQPVEHLASLRAIPGLNIVRPADANETSIAWAEILRRHATNPAPHGLALTRQGVPTYEANPEAAKGGYVLRDSSTATPEVILIATGSEVQLAVAARERLEAEGTPTRVVSMPSVEWFEEQSPEYRASVLPPSVKARVAVEAGIGLTWYRYVGDHGRIVSLEHFGASADAKTLFAEFGFTPENVASAARESLAAVRG; encoded by the coding sequence ATGAGTACGCAGACACCTGACAGCCTTGAGTGGACCGATCTGGACCGGCGAGCCGTCGACACGGCCCGTCTGCTTGCGGCGGACGCCGTGCAGAAGGTCGGCAACGGCCACCCGGGCACCGCGATGAGCCTGGCCCCGGCGGCGTACACCCTCTTTCAGAAGGTGATGCGACACGACCCGGCGGATCCCGAGTGGACCGGTCGCGACCGCTTCGTCCTCTCCCCCGGCCACACCTCGCTGACCCTCTACACCCAGCTCTTCCTCTCCGGGTACGAGCTGGAGCTGGACGACCTCAAGGCGTTCCGCACGCACGGCTCGAAGACGCCCGGCCACCCGGAGTACGGGCACACGGCCGGGGTCGAGACGACCACGGGCCCCCTCGGCCAGGGCGTCGCCAACGCGGTGGGCATGGCGATGGCCGCCCGCTTCGAACGCGGCCTGTTCGACCCCGAGGCCCCCGAGGGCGAGTCCCCCTTCGACCACACCGTCTGGGCGATCGTCTCCGACGGCGACCTGGAGGAGGGCATCTCCGCCGAGGCGTCCTCGCTCGCCGGCCACCAGAAGCTCGGCAACCTCGTCTTCGTCTACGACGACAACCACATCTCCATCGAGGGCGACACCGCCACCGCCTTCTCCGAGGACGTGCTGAAGCGGTACGAGGCCTACGGCTGGCACGTACAGCGGATCGAACCCGCGCTCGGCGGCGACATCGACCCGAACGCGCTGTACGAGGCCCTGGCCGCGGCGAAGGCCGAGACCGGGCGCCCCTCGATCATCGCGATGCGCACGATCATCGCCTGGCCCGCCCCGAACGCCCAGAACACCGAGGCCTCGCACGGCTCCGCACTCGGCGCGGAGGAGATCTCGGCCACCAAACGCCTCCTGGGCTTCGACCCGGAGCAGACCTTCGAGGTCGCCGACGAGGTGCTCGCCCACGCCCGGCGGGCCCTGGACCGGGGCGCCGAGGCGCACGCGGCCTGGAACAAGCAGCTGGCCGAGTGGCGCACCGCGCAGCCCGCCCGCGCCAAGCTCTTCGACCGGATCGTGGCCGGTCAGCTCCCCGAGGGCTGGGAGTCCGCGCTTCCGGCGTTCGAGACGGGCAAGTCCGTCGCGACCCGTGCCGCGTCCGGCAAGGTCCTCCAGGCGCTCGGCGATGTGCTGCCCGAGCTGTGGGGCGGCTCCGCCGACCTGGCCGGCTCGAACAACACGACCATCGACAAGACGTCGTCCTTCCTCCCGAAGGGCAACCCGCTGCCGGAGGCCGACCCGTACGGCCGAACCGTCCACTTCGGAATCCGCGAGCACTCGATGGCCGCCGAGATGAACGGCATCGCGCTGCACGGCAACACCCGGATCTACGGCGGCACGTTCCTCGTCTTCTCCGACTACATGCGCAACGCCGTCCGCCTTTCGGCCCTGATGCAGCTGCCGGTGACGTACGTCTGGACGCACGACTCGATCGGCCTCGGCGAGGACGGCCCGACCCACCAGCCGGTCGAACACCTCGCCTCGCTGCGCGCCATCCCGGGCCTGAACATCGTGCGCCCCGCCGACGCCAACGAGACGTCGATCGCCTGGGCCGAGATCCTCAGGCGGCACGCCACGAACCCGGCCCCGCACGGCCTCGCCCTCACCCGTCAGGGCGTACCGACGTACGAGGCCAACCCCGAGGCGGCGAAGGGCGGTTACGTCCTGCGCGACTCCTCCACCGCGACCCCGGAGGTGATCCTCATCGCGACCGGTTCCGAGGTGCAGTTGGCCGTCGCCGCGCGCGAGCGGCTGGAGGCCGAGGGCACCCCGACCAGGGTCGTGTCCATGCCGTCCGTCGAGTGGTTCGAGGAGCAGTCGCCGGAGTACCGCGCGAGCGTGCTTCCGCCGTCCGTGAAGGCCCGCGTGGCGGTCGAGGCGGGCATCGGTCTGACCTGGTACCGGTACGTCGGTGACCACGGACGCATCGTCTCCCTCGAACACTTCGGCGCCTCCGCCGACGCCAAGACCCTGTTCGCCGAGTTCGGCTTCACCCCCGAGAACGTGGCCTCCGCCGCGCGGGAATCCCTGGCCGCAGTCCGCGGTTGA
- the tal gene encoding transaldolase, producing the protein MITVTEATATTEATATAETLKNLSDEGVSIWLDDLSRKRITSGNLAELIETRHVVGVTTNPSIFQAAIGSGEGYEEQLADLATRGVTVDEAVRMMTTADVRAAADILRPVYDATGGRDGRVSIEVDPRLAHDTKATVAEAKQLAWLVDRPNVMIKIPATKAGLPAITEVIGRGISVNVTLIFSLERYREVMDAYLAGLEKARAAGLDLSTIHSVASFFVSRVDSEIDKRLAKTGTAEALALKGRAALANARLAYEAYEDVFASDRWTALGGSANKQRPLWASTGVKDPAYKDTLYVDELVAPGTVNTMPEATLNATADHGEIRGDTVTGGYAQARADLEAVEKQGIPYDEVVRQLEDEGVAKFEAAWGELLDAVAVSLSRKGVDGE; encoded by the coding sequence ATGATCACTGTGACCGAAGCAACCGCGACCACCGAAGCAACCGCGACCGCGGAAACCCTCAAGAACCTCTCCGACGAAGGCGTCTCCATCTGGCTGGACGACCTGTCCCGCAAGCGGATCACGTCCGGCAACCTCGCCGAGCTCATCGAGACCAGGCACGTGGTGGGCGTCACCACCAACCCCTCCATCTTCCAGGCCGCGATCGGCTCGGGCGAGGGTTACGAGGAGCAGCTGGCCGACCTCGCCACGCGCGGAGTCACGGTCGACGAGGCCGTACGGATGATGACCACCGCCGATGTCCGCGCCGCCGCCGACATCCTGCGTCCGGTGTACGACGCGACCGGCGGCCGGGACGGCCGGGTCTCCATCGAGGTCGACCCGCGCCTCGCCCACGACACGAAGGCGACGGTCGCCGAGGCCAAGCAGCTCGCCTGGCTGGTCGACCGCCCGAACGTGATGATCAAGATCCCGGCGACCAAGGCCGGTCTGCCCGCGATCACCGAGGTCATCGGCCGCGGTATCAGCGTCAACGTCACGCTGATCTTCTCGCTGGAGCGCTACCGCGAGGTGATGGACGCCTACCTGGCCGGTCTGGAGAAGGCGCGCGCCGCGGGCCTCGACCTCTCCACCATCCACTCCGTGGCCTCCTTCTTCGTCTCCCGCGTCGACAGCGAGATCGACAAGCGGCTGGCGAAGACCGGCACGGCCGAGGCCCTCGCGCTCAAGGGCAGGGCGGCACTCGCCAACGCGCGGCTCGCGTACGAGGCGTACGAGGACGTCTTCGCCTCGGACCGCTGGACCGCCCTCGGCGGGAGCGCCAACAAGCAGCGTCCGCTGTGGGCCTCGACCGGCGTCAAGGACCCGGCCTACAAGGACACGCTGTACGTCGACGAGCTGGTCGCACCGGGCACGGTCAACACGATGCCGGAGGCCACGCTGAACGCCACCGCCGACCACGGCGAGATCCGCGGCGACACGGTGACCGGCGGCTACGCCCAGGCCCGCGCCGACCTGGAGGCCGTCGAGAAGCAGGGCATCCCGTACGACGAGGTCGTACGGCAGCTGGAGGACGAGGGCGTCGCCAAGTTCGAGGCCGCCTGGGGCGAACTGCTCGACGCGGTCGCCGTCTCACTGAGCCGCAAGGGAGTTGACGGGGAATGA
- the zwf gene encoding glucose-6-phosphate dehydrogenase, with the protein MSDKLPKGAPAKASGAAPAATAAAKPQAPDTTTADLGPDSLAQALDLASDWDNPLRHPGDRRLPKIAGPSGLVIFGVTGDLARKKLMPAVYDLANRGLLPPGFSLVGFARRDWEDEDFAQIVHDSVREHARTEFREEVWQQLAEGMRFIPGDFGDDQAFKQLRSAVEELDASRGTSGNYAFYLSVPPKFFPKVVKQLKKHGLADAPAGSWRRAVIEKPFGHNLKSARELNKVLHDVFDPEQVFRIDHYLGKETVQNILALRFANQMYEPVWNRSYVDHVQITMAEDIGIGGRAGYYDGIGSARDVIQNHLLQLMALTAMEEPIAFDADSLLTEKLKVLKSVRLPENLGEHTVRGQYAEGWQGGAKVPGYLEEEGIDPASKTDTYAAVKLEVDNRRWAGVPFYLRTGKRLGRRVTEIAVVFQRAPHSPFDSTATEELGANAIVFRVQPDEGMTVRFGSKVPGTSMEIRDVSMDFAYGESFTESSPEAYERLILDVLLGDANLFPRHQEVEESWKILDPIEEYWDKHGRPAQYASGSWGPGEADEMLARDGRSWRRP; encoded by the coding sequence ATGAGCGACAAGCTTCCCAAGGGAGCACCGGCGAAGGCGTCCGGCGCGGCACCGGCCGCGACCGCCGCCGCGAAACCGCAGGCGCCGGACACCACCACCGCGGACCTCGGGCCCGACTCCCTCGCCCAGGCGCTGGACCTCGCGTCCGACTGGGACAACCCGCTGCGCCACCCCGGCGACCGCCGTCTCCCGAAGATCGCCGGCCCGTCCGGTCTGGTCATCTTCGGTGTCACCGGCGACCTGGCCCGCAAGAAGCTGATGCCGGCCGTCTACGACCTGGCCAACCGCGGACTGCTCCCGCCGGGCTTCTCCCTCGTCGGCTTCGCCCGGCGCGACTGGGAGGACGAGGACTTCGCCCAGATCGTCCACGACTCGGTGCGCGAACACGCCCGTACGGAGTTCCGCGAGGAGGTCTGGCAGCAGCTCGCCGAAGGCATGCGGTTCATCCCGGGCGACTTCGGTGACGACCAGGCGTTCAAGCAACTGCGGTCCGCCGTCGAGGAGTTGGACGCCTCCCGGGGCACCAGCGGCAACTACGCCTTCTACCTCTCCGTACCGCCGAAGTTCTTCCCGAAGGTCGTCAAGCAGCTCAAGAAGCACGGGCTGGCCGACGCCCCGGCGGGTTCCTGGCGGCGCGCGGTGATCGAGAAGCCGTTCGGTCACAACCTCAAGAGCGCCCGCGAGCTCAACAAGGTCCTGCACGACGTGTTCGACCCGGAGCAGGTCTTCCGGATCGACCACTACCTCGGCAAGGAGACCGTCCAGAACATCCTGGCGCTCCGCTTCGCCAACCAGATGTACGAGCCCGTCTGGAACCGGTCGTACGTGGACCACGTACAGATCACGATGGCCGAGGACATCGGCATCGGCGGCCGGGCCGGCTACTACGACGGCATCGGCTCGGCCCGTGACGTCATCCAGAACCACCTGCTCCAGCTGATGGCGCTGACCGCGATGGAGGAGCCCATCGCCTTCGACGCCGACTCGCTGCTCACCGAGAAGCTCAAGGTCCTCAAGTCGGTGCGGCTGCCGGAGAACCTGGGCGAGCACACCGTGCGCGGGCAGTACGCGGAGGGCTGGCAGGGCGGCGCGAAGGTGCCCGGCTACCTCGAGGAGGAGGGCATCGACCCCGCGTCGAAGACCGACACGTACGCGGCCGTCAAGCTGGAGGTCGACAACCGCCGCTGGGCCGGCGTCCCCTTCTATCTGCGGACCGGCAAGCGGCTCGGCCGGCGGGTCACGGAGATCGCGGTCGTCTTCCAGCGCGCCCCGCACTCCCCGTTCGACTCCACCGCCACGGAGGAGCTCGGCGCGAACGCCATCGTCTTCCGTGTTCAGCCGGACGAGGGCATGACGGTGCGCTTCGGATCGAAGGTGCCGGGTACGTCGATGGAGATTCGGGACGTCTCCATGGACTTCGCGTACGGCGAGTCGTTCACGGAGTCCAGCCCGGAGGCGTACGAACGGCTGATCCTGGATGTCCTGCTCGGCGACGCCAATCTCTTCCCCCGACACCAGGAGGTGGAAGAGTCCTGGAAGATCCTCGATCCGATCGAGGAGTACTGGGACAAGCACGGCAGGCCCGCGCAGTACGCCTCGGGCAGCTGGGGTCCCGGGGAAGCCGACGAGATGCTCGCACGAGACGGACGGAGCTGGCGCAGGCCATGA
- the opcA gene encoding glucose-6-phosphate dehydrogenase assembly protein OpcA: MKIDLTDTTASKINKALVEGRRAIGTPAVGMVLTMVIVTDEENAYDSIKAAEEASHEHPSRTLVVIKRHVRTPRDRTNSHLDADVRVGADAGTGETVVLRLYGEVSEHADSVVLPLLLPDAPVVVWWPVDAPEVPAKDPLGALAQRRITDMYAVETPLAALEARAASYAPGDTDLAWTRLTPWRSMLAAALDQARSKVTSAAVESEAENPSAELLARWLEARLQVPVERVVTAGPVVTAVRLGTKGGEIVIDRPEGPLATLSLPGQPSRTLALKVRSTSELIAEELRRLDADEMYAVALSGDDSAREESRA; encoded by the coding sequence ATGAAGATCGACCTGACCGACACCACGGCAAGCAAGATCAACAAGGCCCTAGTGGAGGGCCGCCGCGCCATCGGCACGCCTGCCGTGGGCATGGTCCTGACGATGGTCATCGTCACGGACGAGGAGAACGCCTACGACTCGATCAAGGCTGCCGAGGAGGCCTCGCACGAGCACCCCTCGCGCACCCTGGTCGTCATCAAGCGGCACGTCCGCACCCCGCGCGACCGCACCAACTCGCACCTCGACGCCGACGTCCGCGTGGGCGCCGACGCGGGCACCGGCGAGACGGTCGTGCTGCGGCTGTACGGCGAGGTGTCCGAGCACGCCGACTCGGTGGTCCTGCCGCTGCTGCTGCCGGACGCGCCGGTCGTCGTGTGGTGGCCGGTGGACGCGCCCGAGGTCCCGGCCAAGGACCCGCTGGGCGCCCTCGCCCAGCGCAGGATCACCGACATGTACGCGGTCGAGACGCCGCTCGCGGCCCTGGAGGCCCGTGCCGCCTCGTACGCGCCGGGCGACACCGACCTGGCCTGGACCCGGCTGACTCCGTGGCGTTCCATGCTCGCGGCCGCCCTGGACCAGGCCCGTTCGAAGGTCACCTCGGCCGCCGTGGAGAGCGAGGCCGAGAACCCGAGCGCCGAACTGCTGGCCCGCTGGCTGGAGGCCCGCCTCCAGGTCCCGGTCGAGCGTGTCGTGACCGCGGGGCCCGTCGTCACCGCCGTCCGGCTCGGCACCAAGGGCGGCGAGATCGTCATCGACCGTCCCGAGGGTCCCCTCGCGACCCTGTCGCTGCCGGGCCAGCCCTCACGCACCCTCGCGCTGAAGGTCCGCAGCACCTCCGAGCTGATCGCCGAGGAGCTGCGGCGCCTGGACGCGGACGAGATGTACGCCGTCGCCCTGAGCGGCGACGACTCAGCGAGGGAGGAGAGCCGTGCCTGA
- the pgi gene encoding glucose-6-phosphate isomerase codes for MPDTPPSGPRTPRLTRRPEWTALEDHRAGPLLHPQLRELFATDPERATRHTVRVGDLRIDYSKHLITDETLALLQELATATDVFGLRDAMFRGERINVTEGRAVLHTALRAPLDAVVEVAGENVVPKVHAVLDKMADFAEQVRSGKWTGHTGRRIRNVVNIGIGGSDLGPAMAYEALRAFTDRELTVRFVSNVDGADLHEAVRDLDPAETLFVVASKTFTTIETITNATSARSWLLAGLGGGSEAVARHFVALSTNVDKVADFGIDTANMFEFWDWVGGRYSFDSAIGLSLMIAIGPDRFREMLDGFRTVDEHFRTAPAEANAPLLLGLLGVWYGDFFGAQSHAVLPYSHYLSKFTAYLQQLDMESNGKSVDREGHPVEWQTGPVVWGTPGTNGQHAYYQLLHQGTKTIPADLIGFVNPVDDLGAELAAQHDLLMANLFAQGQALAFGKTADEVRAEGVPEEQVPHRTFRGNHPTTTILAAELTPSVLGQLIALYEHKVFVQGAIWNIDSFDQWGVELGKVLAKRVEPALTEGADVPGLDPSTAALVATYRTLRKK; via the coding sequence GTGCCTGACACGCCTCCGTCCGGGCCCCGGACGCCCAGGCTCACCCGCCGCCCCGAGTGGACGGCCCTGGAGGACCACCGCGCGGGCCCGCTCCTCCATCCGCAGCTGCGTGAACTGTTCGCCACGGACCCGGAGCGCGCCACGCGCCACACCGTGCGGGTCGGAGACCTGCGCATCGACTACTCCAAGCACCTGATCACCGACGAGACGCTCGCACTGCTCCAGGAACTCGCCACCGCCACCGACGTGTTCGGGCTGCGGGACGCGATGTTCCGCGGCGAGCGGATCAACGTCACCGAGGGGCGGGCCGTGCTGCACACCGCACTGCGCGCCCCGCTCGACGCGGTCGTCGAGGTCGCCGGCGAGAACGTCGTGCCGAAGGTGCACGCCGTGCTCGACAAGATGGCCGACTTCGCCGAACAGGTCCGCTCCGGCAAGTGGACCGGCCACACCGGCAGGCGCATCCGCAACGTCGTCAACATCGGCATCGGCGGCTCGGACCTGGGCCCGGCGATGGCGTACGAGGCCCTGCGCGCCTTCACCGACCGCGAGCTGACGGTCCGCTTCGTGTCGAACGTTGACGGGGCCGACCTGCACGAGGCGGTGCGCGACCTGGATCCGGCGGAGACGCTGTTCGTCGTCGCCTCGAAGACCTTCACCACCATCGAGACGATCACCAACGCGACCTCGGCGCGGTCCTGGCTGCTTGCCGGTCTCGGCGGTGGGTCCGAGGCCGTGGCCCGGCACTTCGTCGCACTGTCGACGAACGTCGACAAGGTCGCGGACTTCGGTATCGACACGGCCAACATGTTCGAGTTCTGGGACTGGGTCGGCGGCCGCTACTCGTTCGACTCGGCGATCGGTCTGTCGCTGATGATCGCGATCGGCCCGGACCGCTTCCGGGAGATGCTCGACGGGTTCAGGACCGTCGACGAACACTTCCGGACGGCTCCCGCCGAGGCCAACGCGCCTTTGCTGCTCGGCCTGTTGGGCGTCTGGTACGGCGACTTCTTCGGCGCCCAGTCGCACGCGGTGCTGCCGTACTCGCACTACCTGTCCAAGTTCACCGCGTACTTGCAGCAGCTCGACATGGAGTCCAACGGCAAGTCCGTGGACCGCGAGGGACACCCCGTCGAGTGGCAGACCGGGCCCGTCGTGTGGGGCACGCCGGGCACCAACGGCCAGCACGCGTACTACCAGTTGCTCCACCAGGGCACGAAGACGATCCCGGCCGACCTGATCGGCTTCGTCAATCCGGTGGACGACCTGGGTGCCGAACTCGCCGCCCAGCACGACCTGTTGATGGCGAACCTCTTCGCCCAGGGCCAGGCACTCGCGTTCGGCAAGACGGCCGACGAGGTGCGCGCGGAGGGGGTGCCCGAGGAGCAGGTCCCGCACCGCACGTTCCGCGGCAACCACCCCACGACCACGATCCTGGCCGCCGAGCTGACCCCGTCCGTCCTCGGCCAGCTGATCGCCCTCTACGAGCACAAGGTGTTCGTGCAGGGCGCGATCTGGAACATCGACTCCTTCGACCAGTGGGGCGTCGAGCTCGGCAAGGTCCTCGCCAAGCGTGTCGAACCCGCCCTCACCGAGGGCGCCGACGTCCCCGGTCTCGACCCCTCCACCGCCGCCCTCGTGGCCACGTACCGCACTCTCCGAAAGAAGTGA
- the gnd gene encoding phosphogluconate dehydrogenase (NAD(+)-dependent, decarboxylating), whose protein sequence is MQLGLIGLGKMGGNMRERIRRAGHTVIGYDRNPDLSDVSGLTELVGKLEGPRVVWVMVPAGAPTQGVIDELGDLLEPGDTVVDGGNSRWTDDEKHAEELAAKGIGFVDAGVSGGVWGLQNGYALMVGGDAEHIAKVQPIFDALKPEGDAGFVHAGKVGAGHFSKMVHNGIEYAMMQAYAEGWELLEAVHSVTDVREVFRSWQEGTVIRSWLLDLAVNALDEDEHLQQLRGYAEDSGEGRWTVEAAIDNAVPLPAITASLFARFASRQDDSPQMKMVAALRNQFGGHAVESAK, encoded by the coding sequence ATGCAGCTCGGGCTCATCGGCCTCGGCAAGATGGGCGGCAACATGCGCGAGCGGATCCGCCGCGCGGGCCACACCGTGATCGGCTACGACCGCAACCCGGACCTCTCCGACGTCAGTGGCCTGACCGAACTGGTCGGCAAGCTCGAAGGCCCGCGTGTGGTCTGGGTGATGGTCCCGGCCGGGGCCCCCACCCAGGGCGTCATCGACGAGCTCGGGGACCTGCTGGAGCCGGGCGACACCGTCGTCGACGGCGGCAACTCCCGCTGGACGGACGACGAGAAGCACGCCGAGGAGCTGGCGGCCAAGGGCATCGGCTTCGTGGACGCCGGTGTCTCGGGCGGCGTCTGGGGCCTGCAGAACGGCTACGCCCTGATGGTCGGCGGCGACGCCGAGCACATCGCCAAGGTCCAGCCGATCTTCGACGCGCTCAAGCCGGAGGGCGACGCCGGGTTCGTCCACGCGGGCAAGGTGGGCGCCGGCCACTTCTCGAAGATGGTCCACAACGGCATCGAGTACGCCATGATGCAGGCCTATGCCGAGGGCTGGGAGCTGCTCGAAGCGGTGCACTCCGTCACGGATGTGCGCGAGGTGTTCCGCTCCTGGCAGGAGGGCACGGTCATCCGTTCCTGGCTGCTCGACCTCGCGGTCAACGCGCTGGACGAGGACGAGCACCTGCAGCAGCTCCGCGGCTACGCGGAGGACTCCGGCGAGGGCCGCTGGACCGTCGAGGCGGCCATCGACAACGCCGTGCCGCTGCCCGCCATCACGGCCTCCCTCTTCGCCCGGTTCGCGTCCCGGCAGGACGACTCGCCGCAGATGAAGATGGTCGCGGCGCTGCGCAACCAGTTCGGCGGCCACGCCGTCGAGTCCGCGAAGTAG
- a CDS encoding histidine phosphatase family protein, protein MGDLLLVRHGETEWSRSGRHTSWTDLPLTPRGEEQAKSLVPLFAGRHFALVLTSPLARAIRTAELAGLTGAVSDPDMHEWDYGAYEGVATVDIHRTRPDWYLWNDGVPAGPDGHPGESPAEVGDRADRVLARAEKSLGDGDVVLVAHAHFLRVLTARRLGLSAADGRLFQLGTGTLSRLSTEHDRPVITEWNTLPPG, encoded by the coding sequence ATGGGCGACCTCCTTCTCGTCCGTCACGGCGAGACCGAGTGGAGCAGGTCGGGCCGGCACACCAGCTGGACCGATCTGCCCCTCACCCCGCGCGGTGAGGAACAGGCCAAGTCCCTCGTCCCGCTGTTCGCCGGGCGGCACTTCGCGCTCGTGCTCACCAGTCCGCTCGCGCGGGCGATACGGACCGCGGAGCTGGCGGGGCTGACCGGGGCGGTGTCCGATCCGGACATGCACGAGTGGGACTACGGGGCGTACGAAGGTGTCGCCACCGTCGACATCCACCGGACTCGTCCCGACTGGTATCTGTGGAACGACGGGGTGCCGGCGGGGCCGGACGGGCATCCGGGCGAGTCCCCGGCCGAGGTGGGCGATCGGGCGGATCGTGTCCTGGCCCGGGCGGAGAAGTCGCTCGGCGACGGGGACGTGGTCCTTGTCGCCCATGCCCACTTCCTACGTGTCCTGACCGCGCGGCGGCTCGGGCTTTCCGCCGCGGACGGCCGCCTGTTCCAGCTCGGAACCGGCACGCTCAGCCGCCTCTCCACGGAACACGACCGCCCGGTCATCACGGAGTGGAACACCCTTCCACCGGGGTAG
- a CDS encoding APC family permease, translating into MGNNRGRGLQANVLGTFDTVVMAVAGSAPAYSLAATTAVLVGAVGLASPAALLYCAIPMLGIALAFSYLSRIDTNAGASYSWVGRTLHPFLGFISGWALVVSATIFMVAGSLPAGSMTLSLFDEGLADNTALATLVGAAWFVAMLLVVLGGARLTVRAQLIMSGVELAILALFAVGAVLHTDNARPFDWSWLGFSHFDGVSGFASGALIAAFYYWGWDVTSNLSEETKDSRRTTGLAGLIGVGIVFLLFEAFTIAVNVILSSQQIQENDANVLAVLGEEIWPGWGGKLLIVSVMLSTIATLETTLIQVTRSLFAMGRDHTMPSALGKVHRTWNTPYVAISVVGTVALLMLVASNALGSVGDILENAIAAIGLQIAVYYGLAGLAVVVAYRKMLLKSPSNFLFGGLWPFLGALFMFWIFIESLSDLSNASIGIGIGGLAVGLVPMLWYWRQGSDYYRPANLDASDVVETDYIPDGYTAAEAERSRVHEGLPTDF; encoded by the coding sequence ATGGGCAACAACAGGGGCAGAGGGCTCCAGGCCAATGTCCTCGGCACGTTCGACACGGTTGTGATGGCGGTCGCCGGCAGTGCCCCGGCGTACTCGCTCGCCGCGACCACCGCGGTCCTCGTCGGCGCGGTGGGTCTGGCAAGCCCCGCCGCGCTGCTGTACTGCGCGATACCCATGCTGGGCATAGCCCTGGCCTTCAGCTATCTCAGCCGGATCGACACCAACGCGGGCGCCAGCTATTCCTGGGTCGGCCGCACGCTCCACCCCTTCCTCGGCTTCATCAGCGGCTGGGCGCTGGTCGTCTCGGCCACCATCTTCATGGTCGCCGGTTCGCTGCCCGCCGGTTCGATGACGCTGTCCCTCTTCGACGAGGGACTCGCGGACAACACGGCCCTGGCCACCCTGGTCGGCGCGGCCTGGTTCGTCGCCATGCTGCTCGTCGTGCTGGGCGGCGCCCGGCTCACCGTCCGCGCCCAGCTGATCATGTCCGGTGTCGAGCTCGCCATCCTGGCCCTCTTCGCCGTCGGCGCCGTGCTCCACACCGACAACGCCCGGCCCTTCGACTGGTCCTGGCTCGGCTTCAGCCACTTCGACGGGGTGAGCGGCTTCGCGTCCGGCGCCCTCATCGCCGCCTTCTACTACTGGGGGTGGGACGTCACCTCCAACCTCAGCGAGGAGACCAAGGACAGCCGCCGCACCACGGGCCTCGCGGGCCTGATCGGCGTGGGCATCGTCTTCCTCCTCTTCGAGGCCTTCACCATCGCGGTGAACGTCATCCTCTCCTCGCAGCAGATCCAGGAGAACGACGCCAACGTCCTCGCGGTGCTCGGCGAGGAGATCTGGCCGGGCTGGGGCGGCAAGCTGCTGATCGTCTCCGTGATGCTGTCCACCATCGCCACCCTGGAGACCACACTCATCCAGGTCACGCGCTCGCTGTTCGCGATGGGCCGCGACCACACGATGCCCAGCGCCCTGGGCAAGGTGCACCGCACCTGGAACACGCCGTACGTCGCCATCAGCGTGGTCGGCACGGTGGCGCTGCTGATGCTCGTGGCGTCCAACGCCCTCGGCAGCGTCGGCGACATCCTGGAGAACGCCATCGCCGCGATCGGCCTCCAGATCGCCGTCTATTACGGCCTCGCGGGTCTCGCGGTCGTCGTCGCCTACCGCAAGATGCTGCTGAAGTCTCCGTCCAACTTCCTCTTCGGCGGGCTGTGGCCGTTCCTCGGAGCCCTGTTCATGTTCTGGATCTTCATCGAGTCACTGAGCGACCTGAGCAACGCCTCGATCGGCATCGGCATCGGCGGTCTGGCCGTCGGACTCGTCCCCATGCTCTGGTACTGGCGCCAGGGCAGCGACTACTACCGCCCGGCGAACCTGGACGCCAGCGACGTCGTCGAGACGGACTACATCCCCGACGGCTACACGGCCGCCGAGGCGGAACGTTCCCGCGTCCACGAGGGTCTCCCCACCGACTTCTGA